TTGCGGTGGTTCCCGTCGAGCACGTAGATCCACGGTTTGCCGAAGTTCGTGAGGCTGAAGAGCAGGCGCTGCTTGACCTTCTGGAACTCGCGGCTCTCGATCACGTAGTTCTTTGTCGGGTCCTGGTAGTTGAACGAGAACAGGTTGTATTCCTTGCAGAACTCCGGCGTCAAGAACGTGTCGATAAAGGTAATATCGCTGTGGATCTTGCGGACCTCGAAGATTTTCTGGCGCCCCAGCCCGAGTTTCTTGTCCCAGCGCCGCTTTTCTTCCATGTCCGTGCAGTTTTCCCACTCGGGTCCGAACTGCCCCATGTTCCACCGGCGCTCGACGTCGCGCAACAGTTCGATGCCGACCTTGTACGGGTTCAGCCGGCGCGAGCTGGTCGCCATCGTGCCCGAGTGGTGGTCCGCGTAATCAATCACCTCCGACGGGTCGAGCACCTTCTGCGTCATGATGGTGCTGTGCCAGAAGCTCGCCCAACCTTCATTCAGTATCTTCGTTTGAGCTTGAGGGTAAAAATAATAAGCTTCGTCCCGGATGATACTGAGCATGTCACGCTGCCAGTTCTTCATCGGCGCGTGCTCGATGAGGAACAGCAGGACGTCCTTTTCCGGGTGCTCGGGGAACCGGGCCGCGCGCGCGGTCGTGGCGCGCTTGTTCTCGTCGTCCTCGGCCTTCAGCGCGCGGCGCGGGTTGATGTAGTCGGCCATGTACGGCTTGGCCTTGAACCGCGGCGCGGTGTTCTCCTCGGCCGGGTCGTCGCCCGTGGCCTGGCGGCTGAAGTCGTACTTGGAGTGGTCGTCGCGCCGCTTGATCGCGACCGAGTGGATGTCGATCAGGTCGTCGATGGACATGCACCGGTCCATGAACGCCTCGACCTCGTCCTCGCCGAACCGCTCCACGAAGTGCCGGATGCGGGCCGCGTGGTTCGCGATCTCGTCCATCATCTTCCGCGTCGTGTGCCCGAAGTACGCGTTGTTCTTGAAGAAGTCACAGTGCCCGTACACGTGGGCCATCACCAGTTTCTGATCGACGGTGTGGTTGCACCGCATCAGGTACGCATAACATGGGTCGTTGTTGATGACCATCTCGTAGATCTTCGAGAGGCCGTACTCGTACCCCTTCTTGAGTTCCTCGTACTGCATCCCGAAGGACCAGTGCGGGTACCGGGTCGGGAACCCGCCGTAGGCCGCGATCTCGTTCAGGTCGTCGGCGTCCACGACCTCGAAGATGGTCTCATAGAAGTCGAGGCCGAAGTCGCGCGCGTAGCCCTCGATCTCGTCCTTCAGGACGCGAAGGTGCGGGGGCAGATTGGTGTTGTAAAAGCCCAGGTTCATCGGCGACTCCTTCTCAGCGGTTACTCCATCATACACCAACCGCGTGACCTTCTTGTGCTTTGTCTTGTAGGGTGGGTCGAGGCTTTGCGCAGGCCCACCACGTCGTGCGAAAGCTACCCACAAATCCCGGCGCTAGTTCCCGTTCACGCTCACCGGGGAGATGGTGGGCCTGCGCAAAGCCTCGACCCACCCTACAAGAACCCCAGCACGACCTATTTGCGTTCCGGGGCCTGCCACTTCCCGCCCCAATCCATTTCGAGCTTGCGGAGGAACTGGTTCCACTCGTCGCGCGAGCGCGTGGGCGGGAACGGCATCGGGCGAACGGGCTCCACGGACCCGGCACCGGGAACGAGCGCGACTTCGCCGTTCGCTTGGACTTTCGCGACCCGAACGGGCAACCACGCATGGAGGTTCTCCGGGTCGATCCGAATTCGCGCGCCGGGGCCGGCGAACTCCAGTCCGCGAACCGCGGTCGCGACCGCGGGCGGTTCAATACTCTTCGCGGCGGTCGCGGCCCGCGCCCACAAGTGAACACCAGAATAAGCTGCGGCCATCATGTCGCTGGCGGCCCGGTCGCTGCCGTACTTCGCACGAATTTTCTGCACGAACGCGCGGCTCTCCGGGCGGTCCACGGTCTGGAAATAACTCGCGACTAGGTAGTCGTCCGTCATGGCACGCGGGTCCAGCCCGCGGACCTCGTTCTCGGTGATGCTCACCGAGAGTGTGGTAATGTTCGGCACACCCTGCTTCGGCGCGCGTAATTCGCGAAAGAAAGCAGCATTTGTGGTGCCGTTGATCGTGTTGATAACGACATCGGCGTTCGCGTTCCGGACGCGCGCGATCGCGTTGACGACGAGCGGCGAGCCGAGCGGAACGAGCGCCTCCACCACCACTTCGACATCCACCCCGGCCGCCTTGCGCTCCGCGACGCGGTCCCGGATGATCGCGTGCGCAGTGCGCGGGAACACGTAATCCGAGCCGACGAGCGCGATGCGTTTCCTCTTGAGCGTGTCGATTACAAAATCGACAGCCGGAATGAGTTGCTGGTTCGGGGCCGGCCCCAAGTATACGATGCGCGGCGATTCCTCCAGCCCCTCGTACTGCACAGGGTAGAAGAGCAAACCCGCGTTCCGCTCGAACACGGGTCGCACGGCCTTACGGGATGCGCTCGTCCAGCACCCGAAGACGACCGCGGCCCGTTCTTCGGTTAGCAGCCGTTCGGCCTGGCGTGCGAACTCGTCGGGGTCGGATTTTCCGTCCACGACGATCGGCTTCAGCGGGCGCCCCAACACCCCGCCAGCAGCGTTAATCTCTTCGATGGCGAGCAGAGTCGCGTCGATGACCGGGTTCTCGCTCACGGCCATTGTGCCGCTCTGGGAGTGAAGCACCCCCACGACGATCGGTTCCGGCGGGGCGACATACGCGGCGGGATGGTTCTGTATCGCCCGCCAGCCGATGAATGCGGACAGGGCCACAATCAGGGCCAAACCGCAGCACACGAAGACCGCGCGCCGCCGGCGCACGCGCTCGATCCGCGGTTCGGGTACAACGGGTGTGCCCAACCACGTATCACTTTTGCCCGGCACCAGCGTATCCGCACCGAGCGGCGTGCCCTTCACCGGTGAGGGCAGCGACGGAGGGGCCGACCCGGAGAATGCGGCGATCGCGGCGTCGAGTGCCGCCACCACTTCGGCGGCGGTCCGAACGCGGTCCTCGGGATTCTTTTCCAATAGCCGCAACACGAGCGCATCGACCGTGGGCGGCACGGTGGGGTTCTTCGCAAGGACCGGGTCGGGCGCCCTGTTCGCCAGTGCGGACATCACCGCGAGCGCGGACTTCCCCCGGAACGGTAGTTCGCCGGTCAGCATGACGTACATCACGCAGCCGAGCGAGAACAGGTCCGCGCGCGCGTCGACCTCGTGGCCCGCGGCCTGCTCCGGGGACATGTAGTTCGGCGTGCCGACGATGAACCCCGTGCTCGTAAGGCTGGTTTCGTGGTGCGGCCGCCGCACGAGGCCGAAGTCGAAGATGCGGGCGCGCTTGAACGGCCCGTTCGGGCCATCGGCTTCGACCCAGATGTTTGCGGGCTTGATGTCGCGGTGAATCAGCCCCCGGACGTGTGCCGCCATCAACCCCGCGGCCGTGTCGCGCGCGATAACGAGCGCGGTCCGGAGGTCGATCAACTTCGGGCGCTCGATGCGCGCCTGGAGCGTTTCGCCGGACAACAGGGGCATCGCCAGAAACGGGAGCCCGCCCGCTTCGCCGACGCTCAGCACCGTGACGACGTGGTCCGACGGGATCTCGGCCGCGGCCCGCGCCTCGCGCAAGAACCGCTCCCGGCTCTCCGGGTCCGCTGCGAGTTCCGGCTTGAGCACCTTCAGCGCGACCGGTCGGCGAAGCGCGACCTCTTCGGCCTCAAACACGAGCCCCATTCCGCCGGAACCGAGTAAACGAACGACGCGGTAGTTCCCGAACCGACCGAGTTCGCCCGGAGCCTGCCGCGGCCCGAGGAACGGGTACTGGCGGACACCCGGCGACACGGTATCGCCCGTGGGGTGCAGCCCGGGCTGCGTCTGTTCGGCCGAATCCGGATCACTCATGGGCGCTATTTCTTGGCCAGCGTGACGATCAACCCCGACGCCAGTGACAGCACCGCACCGAGGAGGAGCACGATCAAACCCCAGCGCCGCCTGTCCCACTCCTGGTACTGAGCGACGTGGTCCTGAAGTTGTTGCTTGAGAACGGCCGTTTCTTGTCGCGCGTCCGCCAACTCGCGCCGCAGATCCGCGTTCTCTTTCTCGCGCTTCGCGTCCCGCTCTTTGATGTCAGTGCAATGGTCGCGAAGTGCGAGTTCGCGTTCTCTCATTGCTCTCATTTCGAGAGCAAGCTCTCGAATCTGCTCGGTGGGCGACTTTGCCACGGTCACGCCTCCACGGGATCAGCGAGAGCGTCCTCGACCCGCGTCCCGATCTGTGCGATGAGGAGATCGAGGAGATCGAGCCACACTTCACGAAGGTCCATGCGCAACAATCCTTCTTCTCCCGATTCAAAATCCCGCGTGCGTATCTGACCGGTCGCCGACGCGAAAACGTTCGGAACCGTCAGAGCGAGTCTTAGCTCCAGCCCCCCTCCGGATTCCGGTGGGGCCGGGCGCCACGTTACTTCGACCTCGTCCCGCCAGGATCGAATCAGACCCCCCAATACCGTCTGGGCGAGCCGAGCTTTCGCCTCCAGTTCCGGGCGACCGTCGAACCCGACGTATTTCACGTTCTTGAACATCGCGCCCCCTCGTAAACTCCCACGTTACCGCCCGGTTTTGAGGAACTCCTTGATGCTGCCCAGGATCGCCTCGCGGTCCGGGATGCGGCTCACGACCACGTTCTCGTGGTCGTCCACCAGTTCGTGAACGTGGTCGAAGAACTCGCCGCTGCCGTAGGGCGATTCCACCTGACCGTAGCCGAAGAGGTTCAGCTTCGCCAGCATCGTGCTGTTCAGCAGGTCGATGCACTTGGGCACGTCGTCCCCCCAGTTGTCACCATCGGAGAAGTGGAACGCGTACACGTTCCACTGGCTCGGGGGGAACCGGGAGTCGATGATCTTGTTGCACAACTCGTAGGCACTGCTGATCTTCGTCCCGCCGCTCTCGCGCGTGTGGTAGAACGTGTTCTCGTCCACTTCCTGCGCGACCGCGTCGTGAATGATGTAAACCGTCTCCACGCCCGTGTAGTGCTTCTTGATCCAGGTGTCGATCCAGAACGATTCGATTCGGACGATCTCCTTCTGCTCGTCGGTCATGCTACCGGACACGTCCATCATGTAAATGACGCACGCGACGCTGTCCGGCTTGGGCACTTCCTTCCACGCGCGGTACTGCTTGTCCTCGCGCACGGGGACGACGATCGGGTCGATCGGGTTGTACGTGCCCGCCGAAATCTGGCGCTTCAGGGCGCGCTTGAACGTGCGCTTGAAGTGCCGCAGCGACTCCGGACCGACGCTCCGAATGCTGGTGTACTTGTCCTTTTCGGTGACGACGTTCTTCTTGCCCCGCGGCTCGATGCGCGGGAGCGCCAGTTCTTCGCCGAGAATGTCGGCCAGTTCCTCCATCGTCAGGTCGACTTCGAGGATGTGGCCGCCCGGCGAATCACCGGCTTGCGGGTCGTCGCCCTCTTGCTGCGGGGGCGTGAGCGGTTGACCGGGTTGGCCGGGACCGACGCCCACCCCGCCGGAGTTCTTCTTCCCGTAGCGGAACTGCGGCAAATTGATCGACGGGAGCGGGATCGACACGTAGTCGTTCCCCTTCTTGCCGATCATTTCCCCGCGGCTGATGTACTTGGAAAGGTTGCTCTTCACCTTTCCGCGCACCAGTTTGCGGAACCGCTGGAGGTCTTGTTCGATCTTTTGTCCCACGGCAATCGTGCCTCGGGGTGGATGGTGGTACCGTCGCAGCGCGCGGCAAACTTACCGCGCATTGTCGCGTATTGGAATCGTACCAGACAACGTGAGTCGGGGAGAAGCGAAACAGAGTGTCCGATCAGGTCTTGCGCGAACGGAAGCTCTCACGAAGCGGACCAGTCCACGATTTTAGCACCCGGAATCCGCACAAAATCCCGACGGTTCCGGGTAACGACCGTCGCTCCGCTCTCGATAGCAATTGAAGCAATCTTCAGGTCACCGCTGCCGACATTGAGTTTCTGCTTTTTCAGGGTCAAGTACCGGGCCACTGCACCAATCGAGAAGGAAACCAGGGACCAGTTTCGCAGCTCGTTTAACGTCTCCGTGAGGCGCGCGTAGCCCAGCGCGACCTGGTCGGGCGTTTTGGCCCGGGAAATCGCGGCCGCCCAACCGTCCCACACTTCCTGAACAGTAATCACCGGCACCGAGAGGTCGTCGGACAAATGCGCAACTACCGCTTGAACAACAGCCACGTTGTTCTGAAGGAACAAAGAAAACGTATCGGTGTCGAGAAGGTACCGACTCACGGGGCGTCCCACGGATCGGGTTGCTGATCGGCAGCCGCCCGTACCGCAGCGATACTAGCTAACCAATCGCGCGTGAATTCGTCATCCGGCCAAATCGCAGTCGAAGGTGGGGGGCGACCGATAAACAGTCGCGCCACCTCAGCCCCACGCATCTTCGACCCGATTTCACTTTGGAGGTTTGCGAGCGCTTCGTCTCGGGTCGTGCCTTCGGCTTCGGCAGGAACGGGCACACCGCACCACGCACGGAACCGGTTACTTGCGGTTTGTTGAACGAGTACGGACAGCTCCACAATACTCCTCCTAACCCGCACAATTCCCCTACCCAATGATACCAGACAAAACACCACTCGGGGCCTTAAAGCAACGAACCCCGGCCAAATGGCCGGGGTTCGTGTATTGCCTCGCCGGGGAGTGGAAGGATGGGGGTGCCCTGAGCCGCACCCTCCAATGCTTATGGCTGCTGCTTCCGCCCTGACCAGGTTCACACCTTCAGGTCGGTCAGGCCCCCACCCATCCAAACCCCGGCGAGCGTATTTCTTTGAGGAAAGGGACAAGGCAAAAAGACAAAATCGCCGAACAGTATTCACTTTTGCCTTTTATCTTCTCCCTTTTTCCTTACTTCTTCGTCTGTCCGCGGGCGAAAATACTCGCGACGAAGTTCAGGACGTCCGTCGCACTCGATTCGTTATAGCCGTAATTCCGAATCAGGCGACTCTTCACGACGTCGATTTTTTCCTGCGTCGCCTTGTCCACCACGTTGGACACCAACGAGCTGAGTTTGATCGAGTCCTTCTGGTCCTCGAACAGCTTCAACTCGAGCGCTTTCTGGAGCCGCTCGTTGGTCTTATAGTCGAACTTCTTGCCGTCAATGGCCAGCGCCCCGATGTAGTTCATGATCTCGCGGCGGAAGTCGTCCTTGCGGCCCTCGGGGATGTCGATCTTCTCTTCCACCGAGCGCATGAGGCGCTCGTCCGGCTCCTCGTAGTTCCCGGTGTAGCGGTTGCGGACCTTTTCGCGCTGCGTGTACGCGCGGACGTTGTCCATGTAGTTGCCGCAGAGCCGGATGAGGGCGTCCTCGTCGGCCGCGATCGCCCGCTGAACCTCGTTCTTGACGATGTCCTCGTATTCTTCGCGGACCACCGAGAGCAGTTCCTTGTAGTGCCGGTACTGGTCCTCGTCCTTAATCAGCGAGTGGTTGCGCAGCCCGTCCTCGAGCTCCTTCATCACCATGAACGGGTTGATGTTGTCCTCGTTCGGGTGCGCGACCAGGGCGTTACTGATCTTGTCCTGGATGTACCGCGGGCTGATCCCGAGCATCCCCTCGTGGAGCGCGTCGCGCTTCAGTTCGATGACGTTGTCTTCTGTGAAGCCCGGCAACGTTTTACCGTTGTAGAGCTTCATCTTCTGGAGCACGCTCAAACTGGCGTGCTTGGGCGGGTTGAGGCGCGTGAGCACGGCCCACATCGCGGCCACCTCGACCGTGTGCGGAGCGATGTGCTTGCCGCGGACGCGCTCCGAATTGAAGTCCTTCTCGTAGATCTTCACCTCGTCGCGCAGGCGCGTGACGTAGGGGATGTCGATCTTCACGGTGCGGTCGCGGAGCGCTTCCATGAACTCGTTGTTCTGGAGGCGCTTGTACTCCGGCTCGTTCGTGTGCCCGAGGATCACCTCGTCGATGTCCGTTTGCGCGAACTTCTTCGGCTTGATCTTGTGCTCCTGCGACGCGCCGAGCAAGTCGTAGAGGAACGCCACATCGAGCTTCAGCACCTCGATGAACTCGACGATGCCGCGGTTCGCGATGTTCAGTTCGCCGTCGAAGTTGAACGCCCGCGGGTCCGAGTCCGAACCGTACTCCGCGATCTTGCGGTAGTTGATGTCCCCGGTCAGTTCGGTGCTGTCCTGGTTCTTCTCGTCCTTCGGCTGGAAGGTGCCGATCCCGATGCGGTCCTTTTCGGACAGCACGAGCCGGTACACCTTGATCTCGTTCGCGAGCATCTTGAGCCAGTCGCCATCGTACTTCGCGAGCCGGGTCTTGTACTCGTAGCGGCTGTACGGGCTGAGATCGCCCTTGATTTTGACGTCGTACTGGTACGGCTTCTTGCACTGGTCGTTGAGCATGGTGAGGATCTGCGCCCGGTGCTCTTCGGGCACCAGTTGCAGCGGTTCGCCGTGCATCGGGTCTTTCGCCCAGCCGGTCCCGTCCTCGGTCTTCCACGAGAAACTGAACAGCATCCCCTCGTCGGTGCGGCTGTACTCCTCTAATCCGCGCTTTAACAGGCGCGCGATGGTGCTCTTCGCGCTACCGACCGGGCCGTGCAGCAGGATCACGCGGCGCTCGGTACCGTACCCCAGCGCGGCACTCTTGAACGTGTTCACCAACTGCATCAGCGACCGGTCGAGGCCGTAGATGCCGTCCGCGTGCTTGGTCGCGAACTCGGTGAAGAACTTGTACCGCGGGATCTTGTCCTTGTTCTCGTACACGTCTTCGGCGCCGTGCGACAGGATCATGTCG
The Gemmata palustris DNA segment above includes these coding regions:
- a CDS encoding transporter substrate-binding protein; amino-acid sequence: MSDPDSAEQTQPGLHPTGDTVSPGVRQYPFLGPRQAPGELGRFGNYRVVRLLGSGGMGLVFEAEEVALRRPVALKVLKPELAADPESRERFLREARAAAEIPSDHVVTVLSVGEAGGLPFLAMPLLSGETLQARIERPKLIDLRTALVIARDTAAGLMAAHVRGLIHRDIKPANIWVEADGPNGPFKRARIFDFGLVRRPHHETSLTSTGFIVGTPNYMSPEQAAGHEVDARADLFSLGCVMYVMLTGELPFRGKSALAVMSALANRAPDPVLAKNPTVPPTVDALVLRLLEKNPEDRVRTAAEVVAALDAAIAAFSGSAPPSLPSPVKGTPLGADTLVPGKSDTWLGTPVVPEPRIERVRRRRAVFVCCGLALIVALSAFIGWRAIQNHPAAYVAPPEPIVVGVLHSQSGTMAVSENPVIDATLLAIEEINAAGGVLGRPLKPIVVDGKSDPDEFARQAERLLTEERAAVVFGCWTSASRKAVRPVFERNAGLLFYPVQYEGLEESPRIVYLGPAPNQQLIPAVDFVIDTLKRKRIALVGSDYVFPRTAHAIIRDRVAERKAAGVDVEVVVEALVPLGSPLVVNAIARVRNANADVVINTINGTTNAAFFRELRAPKQGVPNITTLSVSITENEVRGLDPRAMTDDYLVASYFQTVDRPESRAFVQKIRAKYGSDRAASDMMAAAYSGVHLWARAATAAKSIEPPAVATAVRGLEFAGPGARIRIDPENLHAWLPVRVAKVQANGEVALVPGAGSVEPVRPMPFPPTRSRDEWNQFLRKLEMDWGGKWQAPERK
- a CDS encoding SpoVR family protein, whose amino-acid sequence is MNLGFYNTNLPPHLRVLKDEIEGYARDFGLDFYETIFEVVDADDLNEIAAYGGFPTRYPHWSFGMQYEELKKGYEYGLSKIYEMVINNDPCYAYLMRCNHTVDQKLVMAHVYGHCDFFKNNAYFGHTTRKMMDEIANHAARIRHFVERFGEDEVEAFMDRCMSIDDLIDIHSVAIKRRDDHSKYDFSRQATGDDPAEENTAPRFKAKPYMADYINPRRALKAEDDENKRATTARAARFPEHPEKDVLLFLIEHAPMKNWQRDMLSIIRDEAYYFYPQAQTKILNEGWASFWHSTIMTQKVLDPSEVIDYADHHSGTMATSSRRLNPYKVGIELLRDVERRWNMGQFGPEWENCTDMEEKRRWDKKLGLGRQKIFEVRKIHSDITFIDTFLTPEFCKEYNLFSFNYQDPTKNYVIESREFQKVKQRLLFSLTNFGKPWIYVLDGNHRNRGELLLRHEHQGVDLKVDEARDVLANLQYIWSRPVHLETISDGQPAVLSFDGSEHTQQIIGGTDDANRKSAPKAK
- a CDS encoding DUF444 family protein, coding for MGQKIEQDLQRFRKLVRGKVKSNLSKYISRGEMIGKKGNDYVSIPLPSINLPQFRYGKKNSGGVGVGPGQPGQPLTPPQQEGDDPQAGDSPGGHILEVDLTMEELADILGEELALPRIEPRGKKNVVTEKDKYTSIRSVGPESLRHFKRTFKRALKRQISAGTYNPIDPIVVPVREDKQYRAWKEVPKPDSVACVIYMMDVSGSMTDEQKEIVRIESFWIDTWIKKHYTGVETVYIIHDAVAQEVDENTFYHTRESGGTKISSAYELCNKIIDSRFPPSQWNVYAFHFSDGDNWGDDVPKCIDLLNSTMLAKLNLFGYGQVESPYGSGEFFDHVHELVDDHENVVVSRIPDREAILGSIKEFLKTGR
- a CDS encoding PrkA family serine protein kinase produces the protein MATATAILDTLRTQLDTTEYKKLHWEGSFSDYLTTVLETPGVTRTAYQRLYDMILSHGAEDVYENKDKIPRYKFFTEFATKHADGIYGLDRSLMQLVNTFKSAALGYGTERRVILLHGPVGSAKSTIARLLKRGLEEYSRTDEGMLFSFSWKTEDGTGWAKDPMHGEPLQLVPEEHRAQILTMLNDQCKKPYQYDVKIKGDLSPYSRYEYKTRLAKYDGDWLKMLANEIKVYRLVLSEKDRIGIGTFQPKDEKNQDSTELTGDINYRKIAEYGSDSDPRAFNFDGELNIANRGIVEFIEVLKLDVAFLYDLLGASQEHKIKPKKFAQTDIDEVILGHTNEPEYKRLQNNEFMEALRDRTVKIDIPYVTRLRDEVKIYEKDFNSERVRGKHIAPHTVEVAAMWAVLTRLNPPKHASLSVLQKMKLYNGKTLPGFTEDNVIELKRDALHEGMLGISPRYIQDKISNALVAHPNEDNINPFMVMKELEDGLRNHSLIKDEDQYRHYKELLSVVREEYEDIVKNEVQRAIAADEDALIRLCGNYMDNVRAYTQREKVRNRYTGNYEEPDERLMRSVEEKIDIPEGRKDDFRREIMNYIGALAIDGKKFDYKTNERLQKALELKLFEDQKDSIKLSSLVSNVVDKATQEKIDVVKSRLIRNYGYNESSATDVLNFVASIFARGQTKK
- a CDS encoding type II toxin-antitoxin system VapC family toxin translates to MGRPVSRYLLDTDTFSLFLQNNVAVVQAVVAHLSDDLSVPVITVQEVWDGWAAAISRAKTPDQVALGYARLTETLNELRNWSLVSFSIGAVARYLTLKKQKLNVGSGDLKIASIAIESGATVVTRNRRDFVRIPGAKIVDWSAS